A region of Scleropages formosus chromosome 2, fSclFor1.1, whole genome shotgun sequence DNA encodes the following proteins:
- the LOC108939716 gene encoding SKI/DACH domain-containing protein 1-like, with translation MLIAPDVRSGTIEKMGDFDCGFEEMEGVKLGYLVIKGKQMFALSQVFTDLLKNIPRTTVHKRMDYLKVHKHHCDVEELRKLKAINSIDLHAAECTLISREDVEALYTSCKTARSQRAPRRNADPRSELCNAQFRWDPLRSFGEKQICLRLHDVSHPWSFKQGLGRQEVVAPPAACSLPQIYSTSASHEWQALTKPCWKYCKNYETAEKPGRHVALNCRCSLLRRVACQCAIVAPSSLFCSGRSGRERVGGRFRSSRKATSQVLLLPTCCRSQVSSDSLNSAHVHRELLPHHHHHHHQHRPGGLQDLCSSDSESSSSSEKEQHHSDFGSRASSTSDSALSDEEEDETLSESSDATDEESSSQSDSSSQSSRASLQSIRFRRTSFSAPSSKAPLQGEPASRHDHRHSHRAANQDGAIPLVQYHGGLSRKIKNCDSTLHAYKQEIDKLWKQSNASPFPYGGGRDAGIPQPAPRTHPTAASVRETKGNKEFAQQRIPGQRPRSPQSSAPHCAQDKEAKPPTLPLNFSKEANIKQLHKAIKPIRVIKCEKEDPCESPRSYHHCEHDVKVKEEDSCEEQQRRWQLPEGGSQPESNARGPEVRDGQGMGGHGWLTDPSITRSKELNASLVHKCPPRGDSGLKGSSSLGSDPEEVEYEIGARVRRHYRGLVLGGRGGYPRTLHTSHSKVDRTPLSGARSSCGAGPRGFSRATKRKRGSGNVAAERKPLFNLLGTFPPPPALIVGTDGDLSPAYSLNSAKDKGTPRRSHPVWKWQLGGSPLPLPPSHRFKTF, from the coding sequence ATGCTCATCGCTCCAGATGTTAGAAGTGGCACCATAGAGAAAATGGGCGATTTTGATTGTGGTTTTGAAGAGATGGAGGGTGTGAAGCTCGGTTACCTCGTTATCAAAGGCAAGCAAATGTTTGCTCTCTCGCAAGTCTTCACGGACCTCCTGAAGAACATCCCAAGGACTACTGTGCACAAGCGAATGGACTACTTGAAGGTGCACAAGCATCACTGTGATGTGGAGGAACTGCGGAAGCTCAAAGCGATCAACTCCATAGATTTGCACGCGGCCGAGTGCACGCTGATCTCCAGGGAAGACGTGGAAGCGCTGTACACCTCCTGCAAGACGGCGCGCTCACAGAGAGCCCCAAGGAGGAACGCGGATCCGAGATCGGAGCTCTGCAATGCACAGTTTCGCTGGGATCCCCTGCGCtcttttggggaaaagcaaATTTGCCTACGCCTGCATGACGTTTCCCACCCCTGGTCTTTTAAACAGGGGCTCGGACGCCAGGAGGTGGTCGCGCCCCCGGCGGCTTGCAGTCTACCTCAAATTTACAGTACTTCTGCGAGCCACGAGTGGCAAGCACTAACCAAGCCATGCTGGAAATACTGCAAAAActatgaaacagctgaaaaaccCGGCAGACACGTAGCACTGAATTGCCGATGTTCTCTTTTGAGGAGAGTGGCGTGCCAGTGCGCCATCGTGGCGCCGTCCAGTCTCTTCTGCAGCGGGAGGAGCGGCCGGGAGCGCGTAGGGGGCCGATTCCGGAGCTCGCGCAAAGCCACGAGCCAAGTTTTACTCCTTCCCACGTGCTGCAGGTCACAGGTGTCCAGCGACAGTTTGAACAGCGCCCACGTCCACCGTGAGCTGCTcccgcaccaccaccaccaccaccaccagcatcGGCCTGGAGGTTTGCAGGACCTCTGCAGCAGCGACAGCGAGTCCAGCTCCAGCTCAGAGAAAGAGCAGCACCACTCCGACTTTGGATCACGCGCGTCCAGCACCAGCGACTCCGCGCTCTcagatgaagaggaggatgaaACCCTGTCGGAAAGCTCGGACGCGACCGATGAGGAGAGTTCATCGCAGTCCGACTCCAGCTCTCAGTCCAGCCGCGCTTCGCTGCAGAGCATTCGCTTCAGGCGCACGAGCTTCTCGGCCCCCAGCAGCAAAGCGCCTCTGCAAGGGGAGCCCGCTTCCCGTCACGATCATCGGCACAGCCACAGGGCAGCAAACCAGGACGGAGCGATTCCGTTGGTCCAGTATCATGGTGGCCTTTCGAGAAAAATCAAGAACTGCGACTCTACTCTTCATGCGTATAAACAAGAAATTGACAAGTTGTGGAAACAGAGCAACGCGTCCCCGTTCCCCtatggaggggggagggacgCTGGAATTCCACAGCCCGCACCGAGGACTCACCCCACGGCTGCCAGTGTCAGAGAGACAAAGGGAAACAAAGAATTTGCCCAACAAAGAATACCAGGACAGAGACCCAGATCCCCGCAAAGTTCCGCACCGCATTGTGCGCAGGACAAAGAAGCGAAACCTCCTACATTACCCCTTAATTTCTCGAAAGAAGCAAACATTAAGCAGCTCCACAAAGCCATAAAACCTATCAGGGTTATCAAATGTGAAAAGGAGGACCCCTGCGAATCACCACGCTCCTACCACCACTGCGAGCATGACGTGAAGGTCAAAGAAGAAGACAGCTGTGAGGAGCAGCAACGCCGGTGGCAACTTCCAGAAGGTGGGTCACAACCGGAGAGCAACGCACGTGGCCCTGAAGTCCGTGATGGACAGGGAATGGGTGGTCACGGCTGGCTTACAGATCCAAGCATCACCAGGTCCAAGGAGCTGAACGCGAGCCTGGTACACAAGTGTCCTCCAAGAGGGGATTCGGGATTGAAGGGCTCTTCTTCGCTGGGAAGTGATCCGGAGGAGGTGGAGTATGAGATCGGTGCCAGAGTTCGAAGACACTACAGGGGCCTGGTGCTGGGAGGTCGGGGCGGGTATCCGAGGACACTTCATACGTCACACTCGAAGGTGGACAGGACGCCGCTTTCCGGAGCTCGATCTTCATGTGGTGCAGGACCACGAGGTTTTTCCCGAGCTACCAAGCGAAAACGTGGATCTGGCAACGTGGCAGCTGAGAGAAAGCCCTTGTTTAACCTCCTGGGAACTTTCCCACCCCCGCCGGCGCTAATAGTTGGCACTGATGGGGACCTGAGTCCCGCTTATTCTTTAAACTCAGCGAAGGACAAGGGGACACCACGCAGGTCGCATCCCGTGTGGAAGTGGCAGCTCGGGGGATCCCCGTTGCCTCTACCGccaagtcacaggttcaagacATTTTAA